A genomic stretch from Deltaproteobacteria bacterium includes:
- a CDS encoding site-specific DNA-methyltransferase gives MRTRTNRSGTQTSAFGSPGRIGHDASRFYASKLYEALPQEQKLKYFENTVPEEFLNKIFCKSSEIMAELPDASVHLMVTSPPYNVGKEYDEDLTLDGYRKFLKRVWQEVKRVLVPGGRACINVANLGRKPYVPLNACLAQDLQDLGLLMRGEIIWNKAASASPSTAWGSWRSAANPTLRDVHEYILVFSKGNFSRQNPSKRESTITRDNFLEFTKSVWTFPAESARSVGHPAPFPVELPYRLIQLYTFKGEVVLDPFMGSGQTAIAALKAGRSYVGYELEEQYVRLAARRINEFRLKWQIPRLFEHFAD, from the coding sequence ATGCGGACTAGAACCAATAGATCGGGAACCCAGACCAGCGCCTTCGGTTCACCGGGTAGAATTGGCCATGATGCCAGTCGCTTTTATGCCAGCAAATTATATGAAGCTTTACCACAAGAGCAGAAGCTAAAATATTTCGAAAACACCGTTCCAGAAGAATTTTTGAATAAGATTTTTTGCAAGTCTTCTGAAATAATGGCTGAATTACCCGACGCCAGCGTGCATCTGATGGTGACCTCGCCCCCTTACAACGTGGGCAAAGAATATGATGAGGACTTGACGCTGGACGGCTACCGGAAGTTCCTGAAACGGGTGTGGCAGGAGGTTAAGCGGGTTTTGGTGCCCGGCGGCCGGGCCTGCATCAACGTCGCCAACCTGGGCCGCAAGCCCTATGTGCCCCTTAATGCCTGTCTGGCCCAGGATCTGCAGGACCTTGGTCTGCTGATGCGGGGTGAGATCATCTGGAACAAGGCGGCCAGCGCCAGTCCGTCCACGGCCTGGGGCAGTTGGCGTTCGGCAGCCAACCCGACGCTCAGGGACGTCCATGAATATATTCTGGTATTCTCCAAGGGGAACTTTTCCCGCCAAAACCCCTCTAAACGGGAAAGCACCATTACCAGAGACAATTTTCTGGAATTTACCAAAAGTGTTTGGACCTTTCCGGCGGAGTCGGCCCGGTCGGTGGGCCACCCGGCGCCCTTTCCGGTAGAGTTGCCCTATCGCTTAATTCAACTATACACCTTCAAAGGCGAGGTAGTATTGGACCCCTTCATGGGCAGTGGTCAAACCGCCATTGCCGCGCTCAAAGCCGGGCGCAGCTATGTCGGTTATGAACTGGAAGAACAATATGTCCGATTGGCGGCCAGACGGATTAATGAATTCCGCCTGAAGTGGCAAATCCCGCGTTTATTTGAGCACTTTGCGGACTAA
- the argF gene encoding ornithine carbamoyltransferase produces MKRDLLTILDLDKAEILNLIRRALELKEGHRQRQSHMPLVGKTLAMIFDKPSTRTRVSFEAGMAQLGGSTIYLSRGDTQLARQEPLADTARVLSRYVDGVVIRTYEQQMIEEMARHASIPVINGLTDTHHPCQVLSDLLTIQERFGRVTDLKVAWLGDGNNMANSWITAALRLDFALYLACPRGYEPDAGLLAQAHAKGRSVYLSDDPDRAVQDAEVINTDVWASMGQESEAPERRQQFARFQVNTERLQQAKPEAIILHCLPAHRGEEITDAVLDGPQSAAWDQAENRLHLQKALLEWLLGS; encoded by the coding sequence ATGAAGCGTGATCTGTTAACTATTCTGGATTTGGATAAAGCCGAGATCTTAAACCTGATCCGGCGGGCCCTGGAATTAAAAGAGGGACACCGACAGAGGCAGAGTCACATGCCGCTCGTGGGCAAAACCCTGGCGATGATTTTTGACAAGCCCTCCACCCGCACCCGGGTGTCGTTTGAAGCCGGCATGGCTCAGTTAGGGGGTAGCACCATCTACCTCAGCCGGGGGGATACGCAACTGGCCCGGCAGGAACCGCTCGCCGATACTGCCCGGGTCTTGTCCCGCTACGTCGACGGGGTGGTGATCCGCACCTATGAGCAGCAGATGATAGAGGAAATGGCCCGCCACGCGTCTATTCCGGTGATCAATGGCCTTACCGATACGCACCACCCCTGTCAGGTGTTAAGCGATCTGTTGACCATTCAGGAGCGCTTCGGACGGGTCACCGACCTCAAGGTGGCCTGGCTGGGAGACGGCAACAACATGGCCAACTCCTGGATTACGGCGGCCTTGCGCCTGGATTTTGCCCTGTACCTGGCCTGTCCCCGGGGATATGAGCCGGATGCGGGATTGCTGGCTCAGGCCCATGCCAAGGGCCGATCGGTATATCTCTCGGATGATCCTGATCGAGCCGTCCAGGACGCCGAGGTTATTAACACCGATGTCTGGGCTTCGATGGGCCAGGAGAGCGAAGCCCCGGAGCGGCGACAGCAATTCGCCCGCTTTCAGGTTAATACGGAACGGCTGCAACAGGCCAAACCCGAGGCCATCATCCTCCATTGCCTGCCCGCCCACCGCGGCGAAGAGATTACCGACGCGGTGCTCGATGGCCCGCAGTCGGCTGCCTGGGATCAGGCCGAAAACCGGCTGCACCTCCAGAAGGCGCTGTTGGAGTGGCTGCTGGGATCTTGA
- the argB gene encoding acetylglutamate kinase, which yields MQEWINKAQILIEALPYMRRFLGHTLVIKYGGHAMKDEGLKQGFAQDITLLKYLGLNPVVVHGGGPQISQTLQRMGIQSQFVEGLRVTDGETMDVVEMVLGGKVNKEIVNLINAAGGRAVGLTGKDGQLIQAQKMHLHRPRGQEEPPEIIDIGMVGQVTSIDTAVIETLQSHNFIPIIAPVGVGEAGETYNINADLVASQIAAALKATKLILLTDVPGVLDEHGRLISTLTRELALEGISQGVIQGGMIPKVNCCLEAIAAGVAKSHIIDGRLLHAVLLEIFTDQGIGTEIVA from the coding sequence ATGCAAGAGTGGATTAATAAAGCCCAGATTCTTATTGAGGCCCTGCCCTATATGCGGCGCTTTCTGGGGCACACCCTGGTCATCAAGTATGGCGGCCATGCCATGAAAGACGAGGGCCTGAAGCAGGGCTTTGCCCAGGATATTACTTTACTTAAATACTTAGGCCTTAATCCGGTGGTGGTGCATGGTGGCGGCCCGCAGATCAGCCAGACGCTGCAACGCATGGGCATTCAGTCCCAATTCGTCGAGGGCCTGCGGGTCACCGACGGCGAGACCATGGACGTGGTGGAGATGGTCCTGGGGGGCAAGGTCAATAAAGAGATCGTCAACCTGATCAATGCCGCCGGCGGCCGGGCCGTGGGCTTAACCGGCAAGGATGGCCAATTGATCCAGGCGCAAAAAATGCACCTCCACCGCCCCCGGGGTCAGGAAGAACCGCCGGAGATCATCGACATCGGCATGGTCGGCCAGGTGACCAGCATCGATACCGCGGTGATCGAGACCTTGCAAAGCCATAATTTCATCCCCATCATCGCGCCGGTGGGGGTCGGTGAGGCAGGCGAAACCTACAACATCAATGCCGACCTGGTGGCCAGCCAGATTGCCGCGGCCTTAAAAGCCACCAAGCTCATCCTGCTCACCGACGTGCCCGGGGTGCTGGATGAACACGGCCGGTTGATTTCTACCCTGACCCGGGAACTGGCCCTGGAGGGCATCTCCCAGGGAGTCATCCAGGGCGGCATGATTCCCAAGGTTAACTGCTGCCTGGAGGCCATCGCCGCGGGCGTGGCCAAGTCCCACATTATCGACGGGCGGCTGCTGCATGCGGTCCTGCTGGAGATTTTCACGGACCAGGGCATCGGCACGGAGATTGTGGCATAA
- a CDS encoding acetylornithine transaminase, protein MALTSQNWMERGQRVLIPTYARQPLVLVRGQGVQVWDVEGKEYMDFVAGISVCNLGHVHPEVSAALNRQVQELVHVSNLYHIPNQIELAERLTRLSFADRAFFCNSGAEANEGAIKLCRRYAFKRFGPERYQIICMRNSFHGRTLATLSATGQEKFWQGFAPLMPGFLFVPFNDLQAVEQAIDASTAAILVEPIQGEGGVQMPGPGYLEGLRQLCDRHQLLLVFDEVQTGMGRTGKLFAYEHFGIAPDIMTLAKALANGLPIGALLATDRAAQAFGPGSHASTFGGGPVVTAAARAVLDIISQPTFLAEVEKKGEYFKKELQQLQARYDLIKEVRGLGLMLALELDQDGGPVVVACRERGALINCTQGNILRFLPPLIVTRDEIDRFLEILTEALKVL, encoded by the coding sequence ATGGCTCTGACGAGTCAGAACTGGATGGAACGGGGACAGCGGGTCTTGATCCCGACTTACGCCCGCCAGCCCCTGGTGCTGGTCCGGGGTCAGGGGGTTCAAGTCTGGGATGTCGAAGGCAAGGAATATATGGATTTTGTGGCCGGTATCTCCGTATGCAATCTGGGCCATGTGCACCCCGAGGTCAGCGCCGCGCTCAATCGCCAGGTGCAGGAATTGGTCCATGTTTCCAATCTTTACCATATTCCCAACCAGATCGAATTGGCTGAGCGATTAACCCGCCTGAGTTTCGCCGACCGCGCCTTTTTCTGCAACAGCGGCGCAGAGGCCAACGAAGGGGCTATCAAGCTCTGTCGCCGTTACGCCTTCAAGCGCTTTGGCCCCGAGCGTTACCAGATTATTTGCATGCGCAATTCTTTTCATGGGCGGACTTTGGCCACCCTGTCGGCCACCGGCCAGGAAAAATTCTGGCAGGGCTTCGCACCGCTGATGCCGGGATTTTTATTCGTTCCTTTTAATGATCTGCAGGCAGTGGAACAGGCCATTGATGCCAGCACCGCGGCCATCCTGGTTGAGCCGATTCAGGGGGAAGGCGGGGTGCAGATGCCGGGGCCGGGTTATCTGGAAGGATTGCGGCAGCTCTGTGATCGCCATCAACTGTTGCTGGTATTCGATGAAGTGCAGACCGGCATGGGCCGTACCGGCAAGCTCTTTGCCTACGAACATTTCGGCATTGCACCGGATATCATGACCCTGGCCAAAGCCTTGGCCAACGGGCTGCCCATTGGGGCGCTGTTGGCCACCGACCGGGCAGCTCAGGCCTTTGGTCCGGGCAGCCATGCCAGCACCTTTGGCGGCGGCCCGGTGGTCACTGCCGCGGCCCGGGCCGTGCTCGATATTATCTCACAGCCGACCTTTCTGGCTGAAGTCGAAAAAAAAGGTGAGTATTTTAAAAAAGAGCTGCAACAGCTCCAGGCCCGATATGACCTGATCAAAGAAGTTCGCGGGCTGGGTCTGATGCTGGCCTTGGAGCTGGACCAGGACGGCGGCCCGGTGGTCGTCGCCTGTCGGGAGCGCGGGGCCTTGATCAATTGCACCCAGGGCAATATTTTACGTTTTCTGCCGCCGTTGATCGTAACCAGGGACGAGATTGATCGATTTTTGGAAATTCTGACCGAGGCCTTAAAGGTGCTGTAA
- a CDS encoding argininosuccinate synthase — protein sequence MTEINKIVLAYSGGLDTSVILKWLQETYQCPIIAFAANLGQDENLEEMEDKALQTGAAKVYLDDLVEEFVSDFVFPALRANAIYESQYLLGTSLARPLIAKRQVEIARLEEAAAVSHGATGKGNDQVRFELTYQALAPELKIIAPWRLWPFRSRSDLVEYARRRGIAVPVTPEKPYSIDQNLLHTSFEGGILEDPWAEPPADMFLLTAAPEDAVDRPQYLEIDFEAGNPVAVDGVRFTPAPLLAHLNRLGGEHGIGRVDVVENRYVGMKSRGVYETPGGTILRVAHQAVESITLDREVMHLRDSLIPRYAELVYYGYWFSPEMRVLQKLIDETQVEVTGTARLKLYKGNVTVVGRKAEKSLYRPELATFEEGEEYQQGDATGFIR from the coding sequence ATGACTGAAATCAACAAGATCGTGCTGGCGTATTCTGGGGGGTTGGATACCTCGGTGATTTTAAAGTGGCTGCAGGAAACCTACCAATGCCCGATTATTGCCTTTGCCGCTAATTTGGGTCAGGACGAGAATCTCGAGGAGATGGAGGACAAGGCCCTGCAAACCGGGGCCGCCAAGGTCTATCTGGATGATCTGGTCGAGGAATTCGTCAGCGACTTTGTGTTCCCGGCGTTGCGGGCCAACGCCATTTATGAGAGCCAGTATCTGCTGGGGACTTCCTTGGCCCGACCCCTGATTGCCAAGCGTCAGGTGGAGATCGCCCGGCTGGAGGAGGCCGCCGCGGTCAGCCACGGCGCTACCGGGAAGGGCAACGACCAGGTGCGGTTTGAACTGACTTACCAGGCCCTGGCGCCGGAGCTGAAAATCATTGCTCCTTGGCGGCTGTGGCCCTTCCGGTCCCGTTCTGATCTGGTTGAATATGCCCGGCGCCGTGGCATTGCGGTGCCGGTGACCCCGGAAAAGCCCTATTCCATTGATCAGAATCTCCTGCATACCAGTTTTGAAGGCGGGATCCTGGAAGACCCCTGGGCCGAGCCTCCGGCCGACATGTTTCTATTAACCGCTGCCCCCGAGGACGCGGTAGATCGGCCGCAATATCTGGAGATTGACTTTGAAGCCGGCAATCCGGTGGCGGTGGATGGAGTGCGTTTCACTCCGGCCCCGCTGCTGGCCCACTTGAACCGCTTGGGAGGCGAACACGGCATCGGCCGGGTGGATGTGGTGGAGAATCGCTATGTGGGCATGAAGTCGCGAGGCGTCTATGAAACTCCGGGGGGTACCATTTTACGGGTGGCACATCAGGCGGTGGAATCGATCACCCTGGACCGGGAGGTCATGCACCTCCGGGATAGCCTCATCCCCCGTTACGCCGAACTGGTCTATTATGGTTACTGGTTTTCGCCGGAGATGCGGGTCTTACAAAAACTGATCGACGAAACCCAGGTCGAGGTCACCGGCACCGCCCGCTTGAAATTATACAAAGGCAATGTCACGGTGGTAGGCCGCAAGGCGGAAAAATCACTTTATCGCCCTGAACTGGCCACTTTTGAGGAAGGGGAAGAATATCAGCAGGGCGACGCCACCGGCTTTATCCGG
- the hslU gene encoding ATP-dependent protease ATPase subunit HslU → MRGDHLTPREIVSELDKYIIGQAEAKRSVAIALRNRWRRQQIPEGLRDEVAPKNIIMIGPTGVGKTEIARRLAKLAQSPFLKIEASKFTEVGYVGRDVESMIRDLMELAVNMVKAEEREKVKVKAQEVAEERLLDLLLPPSPRRPDAETPAPKPEDKDQTREKLRRLLREGRLDDRYVDLEVTQRTMPMVEIFSSAGLEEMDINFKEMFGNLFPAQTKRRKVKICEAREILIQEEAQRLIDMDRVIEDARRKVEQSGIIFLDEIDKIVGRDHSRGPDVSREGVQRDLLPIVEGSTVTTKHGMVRTDHILFIASGAFHISKPSDLIPEMQGRFPIRVELQALGQEEFERILTEPENALVKQYQALMATEGIELEFEPDAIKEIAALATRVNERTENIGARRLHTVMEKLVEDISFNAPELARSKITITAAYVQERLAALIADEDLSRYIL, encoded by the coding sequence ATGCGCGGCGATCATCTGACGCCGCGGGAAATCGTGTCGGAGCTGGATAAATACATCATCGGCCAAGCTGAGGCCAAGCGCTCGGTGGCCATTGCCCTACGCAACCGCTGGCGGCGGCAGCAGATTCCCGAGGGCTTGCGGGATGAAGTAGCCCCCAAAAACATCATTATGATCGGCCCCACCGGGGTGGGCAAGACCGAAATTGCCCGGCGGCTGGCCAAACTGGCCCAATCGCCGTTTCTGAAGATCGAGGCCAGCAAGTTCACCGAGGTCGGCTATGTGGGCCGCGATGTTGAGTCGATGATCCGCGACCTGATGGAACTGGCGGTCAATATGGTTAAAGCCGAGGAACGCGAGAAGGTCAAGGTCAAGGCTCAAGAAGTGGCCGAAGAGCGTTTGCTGGATCTGTTGCTGCCCCCTAGCCCGCGGCGCCCGGACGCGGAAACCCCGGCTCCCAAACCAGAGGATAAAGACCAGACCCGGGAAAAGCTCCGGCGGTTGCTTAGAGAAGGGCGGCTGGATGACCGTTATGTCGATCTTGAGGTCACGCAGCGGACCATGCCCATGGTGGAAATCTTTTCCAGTGCCGGGCTGGAGGAAATGGACATCAATTTCAAAGAGATGTTCGGCAATCTGTTTCCGGCCCAAACCAAGCGGCGCAAAGTCAAGATCTGTGAAGCCCGGGAGATTCTGATTCAGGAGGAAGCCCAGCGGCTGATTGACATGGACCGAGTGATTGAAGATGCCCGCCGCAAGGTAGAACAGAGCGGCATCATTTTTCTAGATGAAATCGACAAGATCGTCGGCCGCGACCATAGCCGGGGGCCGGATGTATCGCGGGAAGGGGTGCAGCGCGATCTGTTGCCCATCGTCGAAGGCTCCACGGTCACTACCAAACACGGCATGGTGCGCACCGACCATATTCTGTTCATCGCCTCGGGGGCCTTCCATATCTCCAAGCCATCCGATCTGATCCCGGAGATGCAAGGCCGCTTCCCCATCCGGGTGGAGTTGCAAGCCCTAGGGCAGGAGGAATTTGAACGCATCCTGACCGAACCGGAAAATGCCCTGGTCAAGCAATATCAGGCGCTAATGGCCACTGAGGGGATTGAGCTGGAGTTTGAGCCGGACGCCATCAAAGAGATTGCCGCCCTGGCCACCCGGGTCAATGAACGCACCGAAAACATCGGGGCGCGCCGGCTGCACACGGTGATGGAGAAGCTGGTCGAAGATATCTCTTTTAATGCCCCGGAGCTGGCCAGATCCAAGATCACCATTACCGCCGCCTATGTTCAGGAACGGTTAGCAGCCCTGATTGCGGACGAAGACCTGAGTCGTTATATTCTCTAA